A single window of Rubripirellula lacrimiformis DNA harbors:
- a CDS encoding SIR2 family protein — protein sequence MNLGKIKQLCQEHFSDGLVTIVGSGLSCAEGVSGMAGLAQHLLARIPSEIAPASSTRWEKIAHELSEDQCNLEQILLDNPPDDALEALIIKHTADLILCEEGKIIDEVLNEGRVLSFSKLIPHMLKPSNGVPRTIITVNYDRLIEIAVESMGLGIDSLFTGHHLAKHDPTGSRHSLCRSVSSRNKRVERQFCDHALILKPHGSLDWFRKGNEPVRCSFPLKGQRLIITPGLNKYQGGYERPFDAHREKANRKIDEASRFLILGYGFNDSHLQTHLNDQIIHGAPTLLITHSLSDNARELMTKSNAITAIVANAEESKADGAVIYHGGKEKFFPGPRLWDLNVFVSEVFGHA from the coding sequence ATGAATTTGGGCAAAATCAAGCAGCTTTGCCAAGAACACTTTTCCGATGGACTCGTCACGATCGTCGGATCGGGGCTTTCGTGTGCCGAGGGCGTCTCCGGGATGGCAGGGCTTGCCCAGCACCTGCTTGCCAGAATCCCCTCGGAAATTGCTCCAGCTTCGTCGACTAGATGGGAGAAGATCGCTCACGAACTCTCTGAAGATCAATGCAATCTTGAGCAGATTTTGCTCGACAATCCTCCTGACGATGCACTAGAGGCCCTGATCATCAAGCACACAGCCGACCTAATCTTATGTGAGGAAGGCAAGATCATTGACGAGGTGTTGAATGAGGGTCGTGTCCTTAGTTTTTCAAAGCTTATTCCACACATGCTGAAGCCAAGCAATGGTGTTCCGAGGACGATCATCACGGTCAATTACGATCGATTGATTGAGATCGCAGTTGAGTCAATGGGACTAGGAATCGACTCACTCTTTACGGGACACCACCTAGCCAAGCATGATCCTACCGGTAGTCGCCACAGCCTGTGCCGAAGCGTAAGCTCACGAAACAAGAGGGTTGAGCGTCAGTTTTGCGATCACGCCCTTATTTTAAAACCGCACGGAAGCCTTGATTGGTTTCGCAAGGGCAACGAACCGGTTCGCTGTTCTTTTCCGCTAAAAGGCCAGAGACTGATCATCACGCCAGGACTGAATAAATATCAGGGTGGGTACGAACGGCCATTTGACGCTCACCGCGAGAAAGCAAATCGCAAAATAGACGAAGCTTCACGATTCCTAATTCTTGGCTATGGATTCAATGATAGTCATCTACAGACACATTTGAATGATCAAATCATTCACGGTGCACCAACCTTGTTAATCACGCATTCGCTCTCCGACAACGCGCGTGAACTGATGACTAAATCGAACGCAATCACCGCCATCGTTGCTAATGCGGAAGAGTCCAAAGCAGATGGCGCAGTCATCTACCATGGCGGTAAAGAAAAATTCTTCCCAGGCCCAAGGCTTTGGGACCTCAATGTTTTCGTTTCGGAGGTTTTTGGACATGCCTGA
- a CDS encoding restriction endonuclease, translating to MNVAGFGRHLQNQPRCRDGNRHRQDLLCYIKTMFEMYKQYGWNKFIIVVPSIAIREGVQKSFEITAEHFLQQYGRQARCFTYDSKQLHELESFSSDAGINVMIINVQAFNAFKEDATNKAARIMFSARDDFQSRRPIDVLKKNRPIMILDEPQRMGGPATVKALAQFNPMLILRYSATHKVEHNKVYRLDALDAYNQKLVKKIAVRGIATKGLKGTNGYVYLEGIRLSKSKPPVGVLEIEQKTASGIKRIRKLVEKGTDLFVASGELDQYKGFVVADIDARGVEGFGEGYVEFTNGERLTAGTTSGDTNEDTLRRLQIRESIKAHFEKEQELYAKGIKVLSLFFIDTVAKYRQYDADGNRVDGDYARYFEEEYAKIREEQRTMFAEDEKYQKYLDGIETAKTHAGYFSIDKKGQLTDPKVIGRGETKGETDDVSAYELILKRKEQLLSLDEPVRFIFSHSALREGWDNPNVFVIGMLKPTDYEGSTVTRRQEVGRGLRLCVNSVGQRIDDPTIVHDVNVLTVVANESFQDFVSKLQGEMRDSLSARPRFASEDYFTGKLLRTETDETIVNAKMASQIYFYLVQNGYTDFEKRITSTYHEAKAAGTLADLPEELQPLAEPIFRLIDSVFDDTKLPDFSNGRSPKGNPINQKNLDRKEFQDLWKRINHKAVYAVEFETNELITNCVSALNQDLHVSKLRYEVNRGIQREANTVDDLENRTAFEVKENQTDTVDAPISTDIRYDLVGKLSESTQLTRKTVVSVLSKILPNTFEQFRINPEEFLAKAARLMNEQKATIIIEHLVYNPLDGQHYTDIFTADKKADISSAYEAQRHVYDYVITDSKTKRTFVETLDKSTEVVVYAKLPKAFSIPTPVGNYNPDWAIAFEQGKVKHVFFIAETKGSMSSLELKKIESAKIDCARKFFAKITNDNVRYDVVDSYEKLMGLVK from the coding sequence ATCAACGTCGCTGGTTTCGGGCGCCACCTGCAAAATCAACCTCGATGTCGAGATGGAAACCGGCACCGGCAAGACTTACTGTGCTACATCAAGACAATGTTCGAGATGTACAAGCAGTACGGATGGAACAAGTTCATCATCGTTGTGCCCAGTATCGCGATTCGCGAAGGCGTACAGAAGTCGTTCGAGATCACCGCTGAACACTTTTTGCAGCAATACGGGCGTCAAGCCCGCTGCTTCACTTACGACAGCAAGCAACTGCACGAGCTGGAAAGTTTCTCGTCCGACGCTGGCATCAACGTGATGATCATCAACGTGCAAGCGTTCAACGCGTTCAAGGAGGATGCGACGAACAAGGCCGCACGGATCATGTTCAGTGCTCGCGACGACTTCCAGTCCCGCCGACCGATCGACGTGCTCAAGAAAAACCGTCCGATCATGATCCTGGACGAGCCGCAACGCATGGGTGGACCAGCCACCGTCAAGGCACTCGCCCAGTTCAACCCAATGTTGATCCTGCGGTATTCGGCGACACACAAGGTTGAACACAACAAGGTTTACCGACTCGATGCCCTCGATGCGTACAATCAGAAACTGGTCAAGAAGATTGCCGTTCGCGGCATCGCTACCAAGGGACTCAAGGGCACCAACGGATACGTCTACCTGGAAGGTATCCGTCTGAGCAAAAGCAAGCCGCCCGTCGGTGTGCTTGAGATCGAACAGAAAACGGCCAGCGGTATCAAGCGGATTCGCAAGCTGGTAGAAAAGGGCACGGACCTGTTCGTCGCGTCGGGAGAGCTTGACCAGTACAAGGGCTTCGTGGTCGCCGACATTGACGCTCGCGGCGTCGAAGGATTCGGCGAAGGCTACGTCGAATTCACCAACGGCGAGCGATTGACCGCCGGAACAACCAGCGGTGACACGAACGAAGACACGCTGCGCCGTCTACAGATTCGTGAATCCATCAAGGCCCACTTCGAGAAGGAACAGGAACTCTACGCCAAGGGCATCAAGGTGCTGTCGTTGTTCTTCATCGACACGGTCGCGAAGTATCGCCAGTACGACGCCGATGGCAATCGAGTCGATGGGGACTATGCCCGCTACTTTGAAGAGGAGTACGCCAAAATCCGCGAAGAACAGCGGACGATGTTTGCCGAGGACGAGAAGTACCAAAAGTATCTCGACGGAATCGAAACGGCCAAAACTCACGCCGGTTACTTTTCAATCGACAAGAAAGGTCAGCTGACCGACCCGAAGGTCATTGGCCGTGGAGAGACAAAAGGGGAAACCGATGACGTTTCCGCCTACGAACTGATTCTGAAACGCAAAGAACAATTGCTTTCGCTCGACGAACCGGTGCGATTCATCTTCTCGCACTCGGCACTCCGCGAAGGCTGGGACAATCCCAACGTGTTCGTGATCGGAATGCTGAAGCCAACTGACTACGAAGGCTCGACCGTGACGCGTCGTCAAGAAGTCGGTCGCGGACTGCGGCTGTGCGTGAACTCGGTCGGCCAGCGGATCGACGATCCGACCATCGTCCACGACGTCAATGTTTTGACCGTTGTCGCAAACGAGAGTTTCCAAGACTTCGTCAGTAAGCTGCAAGGCGAAATGCGTGACTCGTTGTCGGCGAGGCCAAGATTCGCCAGCGAAGACTATTTTACAGGGAAACTGCTCCGAACCGAGACGGACGAAACGATTGTCAACGCAAAGATGGCGTCCCAGATTTATTTCTATCTGGTTCAGAATGGTTACACCGATTTTGAGAAACGGATCACGTCGACGTACCACGAGGCCAAAGCAGCCGGCACCTTGGCCGATCTTCCCGAAGAGTTGCAGCCGCTGGCTGAACCGATCTTTCGACTGATCGACAGTGTCTTTGACGACACCAAGCTGCCGGACTTCAGCAACGGCCGAAGTCCGAAGGGCAACCCCATCAATCAGAAGAACTTAGACCGCAAAGAGTTCCAAGACCTTTGGAAACGGATCAATCACAAAGCGGTCTACGCGGTGGAGTTCGAGACCAATGAACTGATTACCAACTGCGTGTCCGCTCTGAACCAAGACTTGCACGTCTCCAAGCTGCGTTACGAAGTCAACCGAGGGATTCAAAGAGAGGCCAACACCGTCGATGACCTCGAAAACCGTACCGCGTTCGAGGTGAAGGAGAACCAAACCGACACGGTTGACGCCCCCATTTCGACGGACATTCGATACGACCTCGTCGGCAAGCTTAGCGAATCGACTCAGCTAACGCGAAAGACCGTGGTCAGTGTTCTGTCCAAGATTCTCCCCAACACGTTCGAGCAGTTCCGGATCAACCCGGAAGAGTTCTTGGCGAAAGCCGCCCGTCTGATGAACGAGCAAAAGGCGACGATCATCATCGAACACCTCGTCTACAACCCGCTCGACGGCCAGCATTACACAGACATCTTCACCGCCGACAAGAAAGCGGACATCTCATCCGCGTACGAAGCCCAACGCCACGTCTACGACTACGTTATCACCGACAGCAAAACCAAACGGACCTTCGTCGAAACCCTCGACAAGTCCACCGAAGTCGTTGTCTACGCCAAGCTGCCCAAAGCGTTCTCGATCCCAACGCCCGTCGGCAACTACAACCCCGACTGGGCCATCGCCTTCGAGCAAGGCAAAGTCAAGCACGTCTTCTTCATCGCCGAAACCAAAGGCAGCATGAGCTCGTTGGAGCTCAAGAAGATCGAATCCGCCAAGATCGACTGCGCCCGAAAGTTCTTCGCCAAGATCACCAACGACAACGTCAGATACGACGTTGTCGACAGCTATGAAAAATTGATGGGATTGGTGAAGTAA